One Punica granatum isolate Tunisia-2019 chromosome 3, ASM765513v2, whole genome shotgun sequence genomic window carries:
- the LOC116201558 gene encoding protein SRG1-like produces the protein MDHASKMATKEGESTDSIYPTIDVSLLSSSENELQKVKSVLSSCGCFQAVGHGIPSEFLDKVRGVAKEFFALPDEEKQKCVRAANEVEGYGDDLIVAEKQVIDCCYRLFLRVFPVDQRRLNLWPENPTDFGEILHEYATKVKSVMDDLSKVMARSLNLDEDSFLSQYGARPIMQVRFNFYPPSPSADVLGVKPHSDRSGITVLLQDEEVEGLQVFKDGAWATVPVIPQALVVNLGDQMQIMSNGIFKSPVHRVLTNPNQLRLSVAMFNEPEQDGEIGPLHCLVDEARPRMYRTVKNYAAFNYECVQKGKVPLEEVRIKS, from the exons ATGGATCATGCCTCTAAG ATGGCCACCAAAGAGGGAGAGAGCACCGACTCCATCTACCCAACCATTGACGTCTccctcctctcctcctctGAGAACGAACTGCAGAAGGTGAAGTCAGTCCTCAGCTCCTGCGGCTGCTTCCAG GCGGTCGGCCACGGAATCCCAAGCGAGTTCCTCGATAAAGTCCGAGGAGTTGCAAAGGAGTTCTTTGCTCTCCCAGATGAAGAGAAACAGAAGTGCGTGCGCGCTGCGAATGAAGTCGAAGGTTATGGGGATGACCTGATAGTGGCGGAGAAGCAAGTGATCGACTGTTGTTACCGCCTTTTCCTTCGGGTGTTCCCTGTAGATCAGAGGAGGCTCAATCTTTGGCCTGAAAATCCGACAGATTTCgg TGAAATCTTGCACGAGTATGCCACTAAGGTGAAGTCCGTGATGGATGATCTCTCGAAGGTGATGGCTAGATCACTGAACTTGGACGAGGACAGCTTCTTGAGCCAATACGGAGCTCGGCCAATAATGCAAGTGAGATTCAACTTCTACCCGCCTTCCCCAAGCGCTGATGTCCTGGGTGTGAAGCCTCATTCCGATAGGTCGGGTATCACAGTCCTCCTACAGGATGAGGAAGTGGAAGGGCTTCAGGTCTTCAAAGACGGGGCATGGGCCACTGTTCCCGTGATTCCTCAAGCTCTCGTCGTCAATCTTGGAGATCAAATGCAG ATAATGAGCAACGGGATTTTCAAGAGTCCCGTGCACAGGGTCTTGACCAACCCGAACCAGCTGAGGCTATCTGTGGCCATGTTCAATGAGCCGGAACAAGATGGAGAAATTGGGCCCCTGCATTGCTTGGTGGATGAGGCTAGGCCGAGAATGTACCGAACTGTGAAGAATTATGCAGCCTTCAACTATGAGTGTGTTCAGAAGGGTAAAGTGCCGCTCGAGGAAGTACGGATCAAGTCCTAA
- the LOC116198526 gene encoding protein SRG1-like, which produces MDHASKLATKERESTDSIFPTIDVSLLSSSENELQKVKSVLSSCGCFQAVGHGIPSKFLDKVRGVAKEFFALPDEEKRKCARAANEAEGYGDDPIVAEKQVIDCCYRLSLGVFPVDQRRLNLWPENPTDFGEILHEYATKVKSVMDDLSKAMARLLNLEEDGFLSQYGARPIMRVRFNFYPPSPSADVLGVKPHSDRSSITVLLQGEEVEGLQVFKDGAWATVPVIPQALVVNLGDQMQILSNGIFKSPVHRVLTNPNQLRLSVAMFNEPEQDGEIEPLHCLVDEARPRMYRTVKNYGAFNYECVQKGKVPLEEVRIKS; this is translated from the exons ATGGATCATGCCTCTAAG CTGGCCACCAAAGAGCGAGAGAGCACCGACTCCATCTTCCCCACCATTGACGTCTCCCTCCTCTCTTCCTCTGAGAACGAACTGCAGAAGGTGAAGTCAGTCCTCAGCTCCTGCGGCTGCTTCCAG GCGGTCGGCCACGGAATCCCAAGCAAGTTCCTCGACAAAGTCCGAGGAGTTGCAAAGGAGTTCTTTGCTCTCCCCGATGAAGAGAAACGGAAGTGCGCGCGAGCTGCGAATGAAGCCGAGGGTTACGGGGATGACCCGATAGTGGCGGAGAAGCAAGTGATCGACTGTTGCTATCGCCTTTCCCTTGGGGTGTTCCCTGTAGATCAGAGGAGGCTCAATCTTTGGCCTGAAAATCCGACAGATTTTgg TGAAATCTTGCACGAGTATGCCACTAAGGTGAAGTCCGTGATGGATGATCTCTCGAAGGCGATGGCTAGATTGCTGAACTTGGAAGAGGACGGCTTCTTGAGCCAATACGGAGCTCGGCCAATAATGCGAGTGAGATTCAACTTCTACCCGCCTTCCCCAAGCGCTGATGTCTTGGGCGTGAAGCCTCATTCAGATAGGTCAAGTATCACAGTCCTTCTACAAGGTGAGGAAGTGGAAGGGCTTCAGGTCTTCAAAGATGGGGCATGGGCCACTGTTCCCGTGATTCCTCAAGCTCTCGTCGTCAATCTTGGAGATCAAATGCAG ATATTGAGCAACGGGATATTCAAGAGTCCCGTGCACAGGGTCTTGACCAACCCGAACCAGCTGAGGCTATCTGTGGCCATGTTCAATGAGCCGGAGCAAGATGGAGAAATTGAGCCCCTGCATTGCTTGGTGGATGAGGCTAGACCAAGAATGTACCGAACCGTGAAGAATTATGGAGCCTTCAACTATGAGTGTGTTCAGAAGGGTAAAGTGCCGCTCGAGGAAGTACGGATCAAGTCCTAA